The nucleotide sequence TCACTGTCGATCATAGAGAAAATCACTGTTGTCCTTGGGAATATATTTTCCCGAAAGGTAACGTTTCATCCTTTGGACTCTTAGATCATTGGCTTCTCTTTTATTGATGAAGTGAAAGGCATTTGGGGCACGAATCATGGCTATTAAAGCAAGATATTCATCATGGCTTAACTCTCTGAAAGGTTTGTCAAAGTAAAACTCCGCTGCATTTGCAAATCCATAGATTGCCGTTCTATTTCCCTGGCCCATATAAGCATGGTTGATAAATAGCTTTAGTATGGTGTCTTTTGGCGTTAAGGGGTCAAATGCATATCTAGCAATTAAACTCTGTTTGATTTTTGCTATTCCTGGCTTAAACCTTTCAAAATAAAAAAGCTTTACCAAACCTTGGCTTATCGTGGTAACTCCAGCTCCTGGAGTACTGATGTCAAAGCCCTTATGATGATAAAAGTTGGGATCTTGTATTTTTAGGAGTTCGTCCAACTGTTTCTTTGTTAGATCTGATAATTCCAGTTTTATTTGGTCTGGACTTAAAGCATGGTGAAGGATCTCCGGGGTTTTTGCTCGGGCATTCATTACGATAATGAAATAGTAGGTGAAAATAAGGCTTAATAGTATACCTAATGAGAGCAGGCCAATTTTTATTTTTTTCATTATAGTGTATAGGTGCTTCAATTTAAGCTGTTTCCAAAAGTGTGCCTGTTTTGAGGCTTTTGATAATATTTTGAAATGATCTCATACACTTCTTGATTTATTCAATACGTTGGATATCGAGGTCTTGAAAATCAAAGCTGAAATCTATATCTGGTGAAATGCCTTCCATTTTTATGCTTTTAGCCTTTCCTGTTTTATCTAATGAAAATGTAATGAGAGCATCTGCATTCAGATCTTGATATTCCCATTTGACCGCAAAGGTGTTTTCTTTATAGTATTGCAAGTGTCCATTAAGTTTTGGTGATCTATGTGATTTGATCCAAAGCTTGCCTTTATTATTGAATACTTGGATTTTTCCAAACCACTTATCTTCGTATAGCCCTATGATTTGCTCAGGACTTAAATTTTCGTTTTTCGCAGCAGCTACGGTTTCCCAAACTTCTTGGACAATTTTTTCAGTTTCGTCACTCTTCTTATTTTGTCCTTCATGTATTTTATTCACCCAGTTATTGTCTGGTATACCAAGGTAATTATCCAAAATTGTAAAGGAAATAGGCTCTACACTTATAGCGCTATTTGATAAGACCACTATACCTAAATTAACATCTGGGACAAGGATGGTCTGTGTGCTAATTCCTGGAAGTCCTCCACTATGATGTGCTATAAAATGTCCATTTATATCATTTAAAACCCAGCCAAGTCCATAACCATCAAAATTGACAAAATAAGGCTCATTGGGCTGAGTGATGTTGGATATATAAGGTTTCCACATTTCCCTTTGCCTCTTTTCCGTAAACAATTGTTTTTCCAGATTACTGCCGAATCTGCCTTTATTTAGTTGTAAGAGCATCCACTGGCAGAAGTCGTCTGCATTGGAGAAGATTCCCCCTGCGGC is from Echinicola marina and encodes:
- a CDS encoding serine hydrolase, producing the protein MQRTIAVILLAFTIFYSNLAFAQLTSDEIDQLVEDARSKLNIPGVAVGIVKDGKIVHAKGYGFSSLDTKKEVDQHTQFALASVSKAFTTTALAILVDQGKISWKDRVIDYIPEFTMYNDYVRENFIIEDLLTHRSGLGLGAGDLMFIPDENDFTINDILSSFQYFKPVSAFRTQYDYDNLLYIVAGELIKRVSGQSWEDFVQTNILIPLGMDNSFSSIANIQDKSNLAAPHIKKASTLHPIENFKRTGNGAAGGIFSNADDFCQWMLLQLNKGRFGSNLEKQLFTEKRQREMWKPYISNITQPNEPYFVNFDGYGLGWVLNDINGHFIAHHSGGLPGISTQTILVPDVNLGIVVLSNSAISVEPISFTILDNYLGIPDNNWVNKIHEGQNKKSDETEKIVQEVWETVAAAKNENLSPEQIIGLYEDKWFGKIQVFNNKGKLWIKSHRSPKLNGHLQYYKENTFAVKWEYQDLNADALITFSLDKTGKAKSIKMEGISPDIDFSFDFQDLDIQRIE
- a CDS encoding transglycosylase domain-containing protein; the encoded protein is MKKIKIGLLSLGILLSLIFTYYFIIVMNARAKTPEILHHALSPDQIKLELSDLTKKQLDELLKIQDPNFYHHKGFDISTPGAGVTTISQGLVKLFYFERFKPGIAKIKQSLIARYAFDPLTPKDTILKLFINHAYMGQGNRTAIYGFANAAEFYFDKPFRELSHDEYLALIAMIRAPNAFHFINKREANDLRVQRMKRYLSGKYIPKDNSDFLYDRQ